cacccacactccaacccacacacacacacacccacacccacactccaacccacacacacccacccacacccacactccaacccacacacacacacacccacacccacactccaacccacacacacccacccacacccacactccaacccacacacacccacccacacccacactccaacccacacacccaccaacacccacccacacacacaccaatccacacacacacacccacacccacactccaacccacacacacccacccacacccacactccaacccacacacacccacccacacacacaccaacccacacacacacacccacacccacactccaacccacacacacacacccacacccacacacccacacacacaccaacccacacacccaccaacacccacacacacacacccacccactattacatactcacacactcatgcagactctctgaaacacatgctctctcccagacacacacataccccccccacacacacacatacacccccccccacacacatccatttgcacaccctctcacaggtgtATACTTcatcacactctccccctctctcccacacacacgctctctcactctcaatccctctcacacacagatcacTCTCGGGGATGAGTtcacatttgcagatacattctctTGTGTTCAGAAAGCACACAATCTGGAGACAGACAATATCTTTTATAATCCTTGGGACATTTTATAAACTCctgctttggaaacagaaccagtctgactccagggtgggatgcagacagactctgacctcacccctttaaggcattgtctgagctgagctgTTACCTTACTTTATAAAACCTGAAGTTACCTTGAGAATgcgacttgaaagaagttctgggatttacatattaatgaagcgAACTTGTCACCCATTCTCAAACATGAAAGACTTCACAGCAATCTCAATTTGTTCAATGCATCAATGTACGGCACTTGGATTGTTTGCTATAGATTCTGTGTCCCTTGATCCTGCCCCAACAGCCACCCTGCTCCatcactacctgatgaaggagcagcgctccgaaagctagtgtttccaaataaacctgttggaccacagCCTGCtgttgtccatcccagtccaataccaacatctccaaatcatgactagtgTTGTACAACAGGGACAACTTCGGGGTTCGGGGATATAATCCCTTCGGAGTTTGTGTCACATACAGACAGGGGGGTTACGAAGGGGTTTCACACACTCCCCTTCATAGCTCAgccctttgagtgtaggagttgggaaggtcatgttgaggttgtagaggacattggggaggccccttctggaatactgtgtccagtcctggtcaccctgttataggaaggatattattaaactggaggggGTTCcggagagatttcccaggatgttgccgggaatgggaGGGTTGGaattataacgaaaggctggataggctgggagttttttccccggagcgtcggaggctgaggggtgaccttatagaggtttataaaatcatgggggggacagagagggtgaatgGTGGGTGTCTATTCcccccagggtgggggggggggggggatttgaagaccgggggggggggcacatgtttaaggggagaggagagagatttaaaaaagacacgaggggcaactgttttccccagagggtggtccgtgtgtggaatgaccttcctgagggagggggggggggaggggggacagttacatttaaaagggatttggataaggacatggacagggaagggttggagggagatGGGGCCAGGAACAGGCGGGGGGtctagattagtttggggattagggtcagcCTGGGctggatgggccgaagggtctgtttctgtgctgtgggaCTCTATTGAAGGTGTTGGCAGCTTGGGTCAAGTCTGAACACATCACAAAACATCGCCATCATCCATCTTTTATTGAAGTTCATTAACAAGAAAGATCAAAACGACGCGATAGAAACGCAAACTCGATATCCCAATAACGGAGGGACAAGGGTAAAATATTCACTAAGCAATTTCCCAATGGACGTTTCTGACAAGATCATTTCTATTGGAGAGAGACATCGGGAAAAGTGTGTCCATCCAGAACCTGATGGCCCAGACACATGGAGACAGTGGGAACAGTTCAACAGGGTTCGGTTTATCTCTGTGTGCACTGCATCCCCCTCTGATCACAGACCCACTACTGGCCAGAGAGTGGACTCAGGCCGtgggatacagggacagagacTGGAAATGAAAGCTTACCTGAAAAAATGCTCAGCCCTTCCTTGGCTGAGAGGTCCCAGAGGTAAGAGACCATCACTTACCCTGAACCAAAAGGAACCCGACTGTCCCACTGACCCTCCCCTACCCATTTAATCCCGTTCCCACAGCTCTGTGtacactgtcccctcgccccaccctgggatggtgggactgaaTCTTGTTCACAATGACCATACATCAATCAGAGGGTCTGCAGGAATGTTTCTGGGATTGAGGTGGGGTCCCATCTGGGTGTCGATAAATTGTCTCAAAGTGAAGCCAGCAACTCAGTGGGTGACTTAACAAAGTTATAACTGCATTAAGAACCACATTATTTAACATTAATCGAGAGATCAGACTATACAGTTTAAAAAACAAACACAGGTATATATAAAACTCTTTGATGTCTGTGTGCTACAATTTTATATCCAGTGGTTAAAAAGGAGAGAACGAGGGTGAAGTGTTTGTGCTTGGGGGTCTCCTAGGCAGGTTACTGTTGGTACAGTTCCTGCTCAACCCCCAAAGATTAGGTCTGGCCAGGTCAATGGTAATAGGGGCCCAGTTCCATGCAAGAAGGGAGACAGAGGAAACAGTGTCTTTGTCTGCCATGTTCCAGTGAGGGTGCAatggtggggtttggggtggaagggaaggtggtgagggggggggaagCTGGGTTGGGTCGGTGATGCACATTCAAGTGTCCTTGAGTTCCACGTGATTAATCTTTTAGCAGCGGTATCATATTCCTGatcgacacgctcacacacactcacgcttcACACTCTGAAAGGAGCAATTCTCTGTCGGAGGGGGGGGggtctgggtgggggggggggggtatgtggtgcagggggagggagggaggggtggggttgcAACGTCACCAAAGCAGGGACGGTTGACGGACCCCGTGCCCGTCAGTAGAAGGAGCCAATGTGAGACGGGAGGTGGGTGGCAGGGTGCCTGGGTACACTGGGGCTGGGGTACATGGTGGTAGGGGCCGTGCTCCAGTACGGGTTGGCACTGGTGAAGAAACTGGTGGAGGATCCGGGGATGGGGGACGGGTGAGATGGCACAAAGTTCATCTTCTGCTGGTGCGTGTGGTACGTTGGCATGTACGGCAACTCGGCCTGGTATTTGTAGATAGAGGACTCAGGTGGGTGAGGCTGGTGAGCCTGAGCGATTCCCTGGAAGTCAAACTTGTAGGCGTAGCGTTTCCCGTGGACCTTGGTCATGATGTTCTTGTCGTAATAATATCGGAGCGCTCGGCTCAGCTTGTCGTAATTCATGTTCGGTTTGCTTTTCCTCTCTCCCCACCGGCGGGCCACCTCATCAGGGTCGGTCATCTTGAACTCACCGTTGGTACCCTCCCAGGTGATGCAGCTAGAATTGGCACTGTCCGACAGTAACTCCAGCAGGAACTGCCACAGTTGGATCTGTCCACTGCCTGAAAGggaaggggcagagagtgaccatcagatcccagagagtgaccatcagatcccagagagtgaccatcagatcctagagagtgaccatcagatcccagagagtgaccatcagatcctagagagtgaccatcagatcccagagagtgaccatcagATCCTAGAGGATcccagagagtgaccatcagatcccagagagtgaccatcagatcctagagagtgaccatcagatcccagagagtgaccatcagatcctagagagtgaccatcagatcccagagagtgaccatcagatcctagagagtgaccatcagatcccagagagtgaccatcagATCCTAGAGAGTGACTGTGAGATcccagagagtgaccatcagatcctagagagtgaccatcagatcccagagagtgaccatcagATCCTAGAGAGTGACTGTGAGATcccagagagtgaccatcagatcccagagagtgaccatcagATCCTAGAGGATcccagagagtgaccatcagatcctagagagtgaccatcagatcccagagagtgaccatcagatcctagagagtgaccatcagatcccagagagtgaccatcagATCTCAGAGAGTGACCATCAGATCCTAGAGGATcccagagagtgaccatcagatcccagagagtgaccatcagATCCTAGAGAGTGACCATCAGATCCTAGAGAGTGACTGTGAGATCCCAGAGGATCCCAGAGACTGGTGGTGAGATCTAAGGGAATCCAGATGATCCTGGAGAGCAACTGTAAGATCTCAGAGGATCAGATGGACCAGCTGTGAGATCCCAGAGGATCCCATAGATTCTggaggtaggtttgctcgctgaactggaaggttcatttccagacgttttgtcaccatactaggtaacatcttcagtgggcctcaaggcacagcactgctgataattcctgctttctattgaaaagtttgggtttctttgggttggtgatgtcatttactgtggtgatgtcatttcctgtggtgatgtcaattcctgttccttttctcagggggctGGGAGatgggggtctaactcgatgtgtttgttgatagatttcCGGTTGGAATGCTGTGCCTCTCGGAATATTCTCGTGCATGTCATAGACACAGCCAACCAGAGACTTGCACAAGAATATTCCGAGAGGCACAGCATTCCAACCGgaaatctatcaacaaacacatcgagttagacccccatCTCCCagccccctgagaaaaggaacaggaattgacatcaccacaggaaatgacatcaccacagtaaatgacatcaccaacccaaagaaacccaaacttttcaatagaaagcaggaattatcagcagtgctgtgccctgaggcccactgaagatgttacctagtatggtgacgaaacgtctggaaatgaaccttccacctcagcgagcaaacctacctccACAACCTcgatctgagctacaaatcttctcaaaacccgctgTGGTCCCACAGACTGGCTGTGAGTTCCCACAGTATCCCAGAGACTGACAGTAAGATTCCAGAGACCAACAATGAGATCctagagagagcaacagagagtgCTCAGAGATTGACTGTGAGACTCTAGAGATTAATCAGGAGCTGGAGAGAGCCCGAGGGATTGACAGTGAGTTCCGGGACCAACAgagagccctctctctctcgagtcCATTGCTCCCCTCACTGAGACATGTTGAGCTGATTGGCCTCCTGTTTTTGTGCTAAACTCACAAGAGGAATGAGTTGAGGAAAGTGGGAGAGTTGACTGAATCCAAAGGGTTGATCGAACAGGTCGATCGATTGTATCAACAGAGAACCATTTGGGAAGGTGGGGTTTCTGGAAATGAACGTGTCTCCAGGACCCAGTGTTGGTCTGGACTCACCGAATGTGACTGAGGACATTGTCCCAATGGAATGGAGGGTGGAATCCAGGGTAATCCAGGATAATCGAGGGTGGAATCTCAGAGCCTCAGCCTGAAGTAACAAAATCGGGAATGTGAACCTAGCTGTCAGTAATGGCTGGGGATTGTTCAAACCCCATCTGGTTGGTGAATATCCTTTAGTGAAGGAAGTCTGCCTTTTCTATCAGGTCTGGGTTGACATttacctccagacccacagcgatggggTCATCTCTGAGCTGGCCTCTGCTCAATTAGGAAAAAgtgtttcagtccctcgagcTTGGACCCCATTCACTACGATCTCAGTGGAATTAAAACCTGACCCTTAACCCTGTACCCCTCGCAATCAGACAACGATCAGGCTATAACTTCAACACAGAACCTGACCTTTCACATGGGTCAGTGTCAGAGAATTCCAACGATTCATTGGTGTGAACTAATGGtaaaagagtgagtgtgtgtgtgtgagtgtgtgtgggtgggggtgtgtgagagtgtgggtgggggtgggggtgggtgtgtgggtgtgtgtgggtgtgtgggtgggggtgtgtgtgtgtgtgtgtgtgtgggtgggggtgggggtgggtgtgtgtgtgggtgtgtgtgagtgcgtcagtgcgggtgagtgtgtgtgtgagtttttgaatgcgtgtgattgtgtgtgtctgtgtgtgagtgcatgggtgagtgtgtgtctgtgtgtgtgaaagtgtgtgtgaatgagtgggtgggtgtctgtgtgtgtgactgagtgtgtgtctgtgtgtgagtgcgtgagtgtgtgagtgtgattatgtgagtgtatgtgtgtgtgtgagtgtgtgattgtgtgagtgtgtgagtgtgtatgtgagtgtgtgtgagagtgtgtgtgagtatgtgtgattgtgagtgtgtgtgcgtgcatgtgagagtgtgtgtgttagacagtgtgtatctgtgtgtgtgtctgagtgtgttgtgtgtgagtgtatgtgtgtgactgtgagtgtgtgtctgtgtgtgtgtgtgtgtgcatgagtgtgattgtgtgagtgtgtgtgagtgtgtcagtgtgtgtgagtgtgtgaatgtgtgagtgtgtgaatgtgtgagtgtgtgagggtgagtgtgtgtgagattgtatgtgtgagtttgtgcgtgtgtgtgtgaatatgtgagagtgtgtatgtgattgtgtgtgtgagtttgtgtgtgtgagtgtacgtgtgagagtgtgtgtgcgagtgtgagtgagagtgtgtgagtgagagtgtgagtgagagtgtgaatatgtgtgtgagagtgtgtctgtgtgtgaatatgtgagtgattgtgtgtgtctgtgtgtgtgaaagtgtgagtgtgtgtcagtgtgtgtgtgaatgtgtgagtgtgtgaaagtgagagtgtgtaaatgtgtgagtgtgtgagggtgagtgtgtgtgagtgtgtgtgtatgtgtgattgtgtgtgagtttgtgtgtgtgtgtgtgtgtgtgaatgtgtatgtgtgattgtgtgtgtgattgtgtgagtgagtgtgtgaaagtgtgagtgtgtgaatgtgtgagtgtgtgagggtgagtgtatgtgtgagagtgtgtgagtgtgtgattgtgtgagtgtgtgagtgtgtgagtctgtgtgtctgtgtgtgagtgtgtgtgtgggtgtgtgtgagtctgtgaatgtgtgtgtgagtgtgtgtctgtgcatgtgtgtgtgtgtgtgtgtgtgtgtgtgaatgtgtgtgtgtgagggtgtgtgtgtgagtgtgtgtgagaatgagagcgtgagtgtgagtgagtgtgtgaaagtgtgtgagtgtgtgtgtctgtgtgtgattgtgtgtgtgagtgtgtgtctgagagtgtgtgaaagagtgagtgtgtgagtgtgtgtgtttgtgagtttgtgtgtgagtgcgacagtgtgtgtgagtgtgacagtgtgtgtgattgtgtgtgtgtgagagtgtgagtgtatatgtgtgagtgtgtgcacgtgtatgtgtgagtgtgtgtatgtgagtgtgtgtgtgtgtgagagtgtgtgtaagagtgtgtgtgtgagagtgtgagtgtgtgtgaatgagtgtgtttgagtgtgcgtgtgtgtttaagtgtgtatgtgcatgtgtgtatgaatgtgagtgtgaatgagtgtgagtgtgtgtgagtgtgtgtgtctgtgagagtgtgtgtatgtctgtgtgtattgtgtatgtgtgtgtgtgagcatatgtctgtgtgtgtatgcacgtgtgactgtgtgcgtgagtgtgtgtgtgtgagagtgtgtgtgagagtgtgtgtgagagtgtgtgtgtgagagtgtgtgtgagtgtgtatgagtgtgtgaatgtgtgtgtctgtgtgtgagtgtgtgtctgtgtgagtgtatgtgtgagtgtgtgtgtgattgtgtgagtgtgtgaatgtgtgtgtgtgtgaatatgtgagtgtgtgaatatgtgagtgtctgtgtgtgagtgtgtgtgtgggtgtatgtgcgtgagtgaatgtgtgtgtgaatatgtgagtgcgtgtgagtgcgtgtctgtgtgtgtgaatgtgtgtgtgtgtgagtgtgtgtgagagtgtgcatgagagtgtatgtgagagtgtgtgagtgtgtgtgagtgtgtgtgtgagagtgtgtgagtgagtgtgtgtgtgagtgtgtgtgtgagtgtgtgtctgtgggtgagtgtgtgtctgtgtgagtgagtgtgtgtgtgtgtgagtgagtgtgtgcgaatgagtgtgtgtgtgagagagagtgtgtgtgtatgtgtgagtgtgcgtctgtgggtgagtgtgtgtgtgtgagtgtgtgtgggtgagtgtatgtgtgagtgtttgtgggtgagtgtgtgcatgtgtgtatgagtgtgtgagtgtgaatggtgcgtgagtgtgtgagcgtgtgtgtgagagtgtgtgtgagagtgagtgagagtgagtgtgtgtgtgagtgtgtgtctgtgtgtgtgaatatgtgagtgtgtgtttgattgtgtgtgtgagtttgtgagtgtgtgtgagtgtgtgaatgtgtgtgtgtgagtatgtgtctgtgtgtgtgagtgattatgtgtgtgagtgagtgagtgtgtgagtgagtgagtgtgtgagtgtgtgtgtgagtgtgtgtgagtgagtgtgagtgtgtgtgagtatgtgtgagtgtgtgaatgtgtgtgtctgtgtgtgagtgtgatgtgtgtgtgtgattgtgtgagtgtgtgaatgtgtgtgagtatgtgaatatgtgagtgtgtgaatatgtgagagtgtgagtctgtgtgagtgtgtgtctgtgtgtgtgcgtgtgagtgtgtgaatgtgtgtgtctgtgtgtgaatgagtgcgtgagtgtgtgagcgtgtgtgtgagtgtgtgtgtgtgtgtgtgagtgtgtgcgagtgagtgtgtgtgtgtgagagagtgtgtgtgtatgtgtgagtgtgtgggtgagtgtgtgtgtgagtgtttgtgggcaagtgtgtgcatgtgtgtatgagtgtgtgagtgtgaatgagtgcatgagtgtgtgagcgtgtgtgtgagtgtgtgagagtgtgtgtgagagtgagtgagagtgtgagtgtgtgaatgtgtgaatatgtgggtgtgtgagggtgagtgtgtgtgagtgtgtgtgattgtgtgtgtgagtttgtgtgtgagtgtgtgtgtgtgtgaatgtgtgagtgtgaatgtgtatgtgtgactgtgtgtgattgtgtgtgtgtttgtgtgtgagtgtgtgagtgtgtgaatgtgtatgtgtgagtgtgtgtctgtgtgtgtgaatatgtgtgtgtgtttgattgtgtgtgtgagtttgtgagtgtgtgtgagtgtgtgaatgcgtgagtgtgtgtgagtgagtgtgagtgtgtgtgagtatgtgtgagtgtgtgaatgtgtgtgtttgtgtgtgagtgtgtctgtgtgtgagtgtgtgtctgtgtgagtgtatgtgtgagtgtgtgtgtgattgtgtgagtgtgtgaaagtgtgtgagggtgcgtgtgagtgtgtgaatgtgtgtgtctgtgtgtgagtgtgtgtgagagagtgtatgtgagagtgtgtgtgtgagtgtgtgtgtgagtgtgtgtgagtgagagtgtgtgtgagtgtgtgtgtgtgtctgtgtgtgtgtctgtgtgagtgagtgtgcgtgagtgagtgtgtgtgtgtgtgtatgtgtgcgtgggtgagtgtgtgtgtgagtgtttgtgggttagtgtgtgcatgtgtgtatgagtgtgtgagtgtgaatgagtgcgtgagtgtgtgagcgtgtgtgtgtgtgagggtgtgtgtgacagtgtgtgtgagtgagtgagtgtgtgtgtgagtgcgtgtgggtgagtgtgtgtgtgagtgtttgtgggtgagtgtgtgtgtgcatgtgtatatgagtgtgtgagtgtgaatgagtgtgtaagtgtgaatgaatgtgtgaatgtgggtgtgtgagtgtgaatgtgggtgtgtgagagtgtgaatgtgtgtgtgagagtgtgtgtatgtgtgtgagagtgagtgtgtgtgtgagtgagtgtgtgaaagtgtgagtgtgtgcatgtgtgagagtgtgtgtgtgtgagagtgtgtctgagtgagtgtgtgtgtgtgtgagtgtgtctgttggtgagtgtgtgtgtgtgagtgtgtgtgtgagagtgagtgtgggagagtgtgtgtgagtgggtgtgtgtgtgagtgagtgtgtgagtgtgtgaaggtgagtgtatgtgggtgagtgtgtgtgtatgaatgtttgtgggtgagtgtgtgtgtgcatgtgtgtatgagtgtgtgagtgtgaattagtgtgtgagtgtgaatgagtgtgtgtgtgtgagtgtgaatgtgggtgtgtgtgtgattgcgaatgtgtgtgtatgtgagagtgagtgtgggagactgtgtgaaagcgtgtgagtgagtgtgtgtggatgagtgtgtgtgtgcatatgtgtatgagtgtgtgagtgtatgagtgtgaagagtgcctgagtgtgtgtgcgtgtgagtgtgaatgcgtgtttgagagtgagtgtgtgtgtgagtgtgtgtgagagtttgtgtgtgagtggatctgtgtgtaagtgagtctgtgcgaatgtgtgtgagtgtgtgtgagtgtgtgtgtgtgagagtgagtgtgggagagtgtgtgaaagtgtgtgagagtgtgagtgtgtgtgtgtgtgtctgagtgagagtgtgtttgtgtgagtgtgtgtgagtgtgcctgagtgtgtctgagtgagtgtctgtgtctgagtgagtgtgtgtgagtgtgtatcagtgagtgtgtgtgtgtgtgtgtgtctgagtgagtgtgtgtgagtgagtgtatgtgtgtgtgagtgtgtgtga
The sequence above is drawn from the Chiloscyllium punctatum isolate Juve2018m unplaced genomic scaffold, sChiPun1.3 scaffold_235, whole genome shotgun sequence genome and encodes:
- the LOC140472048 gene encoding Friend leukemia integration 1 transcription factor-like isoform X2, producing the protein MISVFPLNLLGGSPQSVAPGRISEQSRLHPGSGQIQLWQFLLELLSDSANSSCITWEGTNGEFKMTDPDEVARRWGERKSKPNMNYDKLSRALRYYYDKNIMTKVHGKRYAYKFDFQGIAQAHQPHPPESSIYKYQAELPYMPTYHTHQQKMNFVPSHPSPIPGSSTSFFTSANPYWSTAPTTMYPSPSVPRHPATHLPSHIGSFY
- the LOC140472048 gene encoding Friend leukemia integration 1 transcription factor-like isoform X1, with the translated sequence MISVFPLNLLGGSPQSVAPGRISEQSRLHPDPYQLLGPTTSRLANPGSGQIQLWQFLLELLSDSANSSCITWEGTNGEFKMTDPDEVARRWGERKSKPNMNYDKLSRALRYYYDKNIMTKVHGKRYAYKFDFQGIAQAHQPHPPESSIYKYQAELPYMPTYHTHQQKMNFVPSHPSPIPGSSTSFFTSANPYWSTAPTTMYPSPSVPRHPATHLPSHIGSFY